The segment CATGGCGACGTTCTTGCCGGTGGCGAGTGACTTTTTCAGGGCGATCAGCGCTTTGGCGCCGCCCTTGTCGCGACGCTTCGAGCCTTCGCGTCCGCCCGAGCCGCGCACCGCCTCGATGCCGAATTTCTCGATCATCAGTGCGTTCAGCTCGGCATCGGCACTACGCGACACCATGGCGACCAGCGGCCGTCCCCTGGGATAGTAGGCCGGAGTCAGAAGATGCTGGCCGTGCCACAGGGCGATGATGCCGGGTTCGAGCTCCGAGTAGGCGCCGCCCGACATCTCAGCCGATCCGTCGACAGCACGATTGGTCAGCCGGACGAGGCGAACGAACTGCGCAAACAGGCTGGCGATGGCGTTCTTGACGAATCGCGATTGCGCCAGCGGTTCGCGTATCTTGCGCCAGAATGTCTTCGGGGTACCACCGCGACGCCCCCTTGCCGCGGACCTCGTGGCCGGCTCTTTCACGCCTTCATGATCCATCCATGTCAACCGGCAGGCTTGTTGTCGGGGTCGAGCAACCGGTGCAGGTGAACGACGAAATAACGCATGTGGGCATTGTCCACGCTGGCTTGGGCCTTGGCTTTCCACGCCGTTTGCGCGGATTGATAATCCGGATAGATGCCGACGATGTCGAGCGCGTCGAGATCACGGAATTCTGTCCCGCCAAGCGTCTTCAGTTCGCCGCCGAACACCAGGTGCAAAAGCTGCTTCTTTCCGTCTTCCGCGGTCATGTCGGTCCTTCACATATCGTGAGTTTGTGACAGGTCTAGACCAAAGCCGCCGACTTTGGAACCATTGATGATATGTTCAACCGTCCAGCCCTGCGACGACGGCGGAGAGGACGGCGAGCAGTTCGCCGCTGCCGGCAACCAGCGCGCCGTGGTGGATCACTTCACTGGCATAGCGCGGTGCGCGGCCCTTGTGGTCGAGCAATGCGCCGCCGGCCTCGCGCAGGATGAGATCCGCCGCGGCGATGTCCCAGTCATGTGCGTTGGGTTTGACGAACGTCGCGTCGAGCCTGCCATTGGCGACCATCGCCAGCCGGTAGGCGAGCGAGGGAATATAGGGCACGCGGCTCAGCCGGCCCTGCCATTGCGCCGGCATCAGCGCGATCAATGGCTTCGGCCCGCCAATTTCGACCATTGCTGCCGGGCG is part of the Mesorhizobium sp. L-2-11 genome and harbors:
- a CDS encoding lysophospholipid acyltransferase family protein, which produces MDHEGVKEPATRSAARGRRGGTPKTFWRKIREPLAQSRFVKNAIASLFAQFVRLVRLTNRAVDGSAEMSGGAYSELEPGIIALWHGQHLLTPAYYPRGRPLVAMVSRSADAELNALMIEKFGIEAVRGSGGREGSKRRDKGGAKALIALKKSLATGKNVAMIADIPHGTPRDAGLGIVLLARLSGRPILPAAIATSRRKVLERSWDKTTINLPFGRSSIVLGAPVFVPANADEAEMERKRQEVTAALNAATAEAYRLVDGSK
- a CDS encoding DUF4170 domain-containing protein, with amino-acid sequence MTAEDGKKQLLHLVFGGELKTLGGTEFRDLDALDIVGIYPDYQSAQTAWKAKAQASVDNAHMRYFVVHLHRLLDPDNKPAG